One window of the Haloarcula halobia genome contains the following:
- a CDS encoding DUF7116 family protein — MGAVTTSLGEQARSIFDELGYTVSRTGSEIHAEYKWRTVTVSVLEPDETPPDTGELRCFVTRDGDVGRLYNRLRGMDLSYEWALIGVRDDGEYEVFPADTTPTF, encoded by the coding sequence ATGGGGGCCGTTACCACATCGCTAGGCGAGCAGGCTCGGTCGATATTCGACGAACTCGGCTACACCGTGTCGCGTACTGGCTCAGAAATCCACGCGGAGTACAAGTGGCGCACTGTCACCGTGTCCGTACTCGAACCGGACGAGACGCCACCGGACACCGGCGAACTCAGGTGTTTCGTCACACGGGACGGTGACGTCGGCCGTCTCTATAACCGGTTGCGGGGGATGGACCTGTCCTACGAGTGGGCGCTCATCGGCGTCCGGGACGACGGGGAGTACGAGGTGTTCCCCGCCGACACCACGCCCACATTTTAA
- a CDS encoding DUF5816 domain-containing protein, whose product MDAYDGPTGTTLYVDTTDGDIGTKGPFYVAYTDTAGTRRWGYFCSNCETFDNAMDSMGRIRCNECSNLRKPDEWDAAHE is encoded by the coding sequence ATGGACGCCTACGACGGGCCGACGGGGACGACGCTGTACGTCGATACCACCGACGGCGACATCGGGACCAAGGGACCGTTCTACGTCGCGTATACCGACACAGCGGGCACGCGACGGTGGGGCTACTTCTGCAGTAACTGCGAGACGTTCGACAACGCCATGGACTCCATGGGGCGTATCCGCTGTAACGAGTGTAGCAACCTCCGGAAACCCGACGAGTGGGACGCTGCACACGAGTGA
- a CDS encoding universal stress protein has protein sequence MQQVVVPVRYPLSENSRATLGEAITVAEERDADLTVLHVNLYQNGTRVTRSDLKRAVEKAFGHLPRTRYVVRTGLLVEETILDEVAAQDADVVVIGSKQVSRWRKMVRRLVDDPDIDHFLREELDCDVVTVSPDAQPSRASSRSSGP, from the coding sequence ATGCAACAGGTCGTCGTCCCGGTCCGGTATCCGCTCTCGGAGAACTCGCGAGCGACGCTCGGGGAGGCCATCACGGTCGCAGAGGAGCGGGACGCCGACCTGACCGTGCTCCACGTGAACCTCTATCAGAACGGGACGCGAGTGACCCGCAGCGACCTCAAGCGGGCCGTCGAAAAGGCGTTCGGCCACCTCCCGCGGACACGATACGTCGTCCGGACGGGCCTGCTCGTCGAGGAGACCATCTTGGACGAGGTGGCCGCTCAGGACGCGGACGTCGTCGTCATCGGGAGCAAGCAGGTCAGTCGGTGGCGAAAGATGGTCCGCAGACTCGTCGACGACCCCGACATCGACCACTTCCTCCGGGAGGAACTCGACTGTGACGTCGTGACGGTCAGCCCGGACGCTCAGCCGTCGCGCGCCTCGTCGAGATCCTCCGGGCCCTGA
- a CDS encoding mechanosensitive ion channel family protein — MRTGSVWLLQATQTPTPTEAATDLGGLLPVAIPLWVTRLATALLVMAVAFVISRLLVRLLGRRIAQRFRRPSLTRTALRSIRAFVFIFALLTVMNIYGLQLADIALSVTVFSAVIGVILAPIVGSIISGMFLLADQPYEIGDMIELADRSQQGFVEDITLRHTKIFTLDNTFLVIPNGEIRQRDVINYSAEDPRTRLSQQFLVTYESDIPAARNLIERAAQRCDDVIEGGPDIRIGAARYPASPTVYIDDFADHGVLLTLRYWATEPYKLLRVRSRIQTVVLDELDDADVEIAYPHSHLHFDETSGEMQVSLADEAPVAGDSQGPEDLDEARDG; from the coding sequence ATGCGTACCGGTTCCGTCTGGCTGTTACAGGCGACACAGACGCCGACGCCGACCGAGGCCGCGACCGACCTCGGCGGGTTGCTCCCGGTCGCCATCCCGCTCTGGGTCACGCGCCTGGCCACAGCGCTGTTGGTGATGGCCGTCGCCTTCGTCATCTCCCGGCTCCTCGTCCGCCTGCTCGGCCGCCGCATCGCCCAGCGGTTCCGCCGCCCGAGCCTCACCCGGACGGCGTTACGGAGCATCCGCGCCTTCGTGTTCATCTTCGCGCTCTTGACGGTGATGAACATCTACGGCCTCCAGCTGGCCGACATCGCGCTTTCCGTTACCGTGTTCTCGGCGGTCATCGGTGTCATCCTCGCCCCCATCGTCGGGAGCATCATCTCGGGGATGTTCCTGCTCGCGGACCAGCCCTACGAGATCGGTGACATGATCGAACTGGCCGACCGGAGCCAGCAGGGGTTCGTCGAAGACATCACGCTCCGGCACACGAAGATCTTCACGCTGGACAACACGTTCCTGGTGATTCCCAACGGCGAGATACGCCAGCGGGACGTGATCAACTACTCCGCCGAGGACCCCCGGACTCGCCTCTCCCAGCAGTTCCTGGTCACCTACGAGAGCGACATCCCGGCGGCCCGGAACCTCATCGAGCGTGCCGCACAGCGGTGTGACGACGTCATCGAGGGCGGGCCCGACATCCGAATCGGCGCCGCTCGCTACCCGGCGTCGCCGACGGTCTACATCGACGATTTCGCCGACCACGGGGTCTTGCTGACACTCCGGTACTGGGCGACAGAGCCGTACAAGCTGCTTCGCGTCCGCTCGCGGATCCAGACGGTCGTCTTGGACGAACTGGACGACGCCGACGTGGAGATCGCCTACCCCCACTCGCACCTGCACTTCGACGAGACCAGCGGCGAGATGCAGGTCTCGCTGGCCGACGAGGCGCCGGTCGCCGGTGACAGTCAGGGCCCGGAGGATCTCGACGAGGCGCGCGACGGCTGA
- a CDS encoding translation initiation factor eIF-2B encodes MIDETVKQIEEMQTHSSSVVAVKAAKALRTLTERDYPTVEAYLRTLERNSHALQRANPSHASLHTTQEEIVQRVRDGDPDDVEAAKAVTLAAIDDVVTDVEGAKDRAAERAAEFIADDDVLLLHDFSSTVMAALDEALADGATFEIYVTESRPRMLGRKAARQLAQREGIDVTLIVDSAAGYYVSECDRVLLGMTCIVGDTYYNRVGTYQISTVAVDAGVPITVVGAGAKLVEGGFAFKNEFRPVAEVMREPAEGFELANPAYDATPTELLDSVVTDDQVYDY; translated from the coding sequence ATGATAGACGAGACGGTCAAGCAGATCGAGGAGATGCAGACCCACAGTTCTTCTGTCGTCGCCGTGAAAGCGGCCAAGGCACTCCGGACGCTGACCGAACGGGACTATCCGACCGTGGAGGCGTACCTCCGGACCCTCGAACGGAACAGCCACGCCCTCCAGCGGGCGAACCCGTCTCACGCGTCGCTCCACACCACCCAGGAGGAAATCGTCCAGCGCGTCCGCGACGGGGACCCTGACGACGTCGAGGCCGCGAAGGCCGTCACGCTCGCGGCTATCGACGACGTGGTCACCGACGTCGAGGGCGCGAAAGACCGGGCCGCCGAACGGGCGGCCGAGTTCATCGCCGACGACGACGTCCTCTTGTTACACGACTTCTCCTCGACTGTCATGGCCGCGCTGGACGAGGCGCTGGCCGACGGCGCCACGTTCGAGATATACGTCACGGAGTCCCGGCCCCGGATGCTGGGCCGGAAGGCGGCCCGCCAGCTCGCCCAGCGGGAGGGCATCGACGTGACGCTCATCGTCGACAGCGCCGCGGGCTACTACGTCAGCGAGTGTGACCGCGTCCTGCTGGGGATGACGTGTATCGTCGGAGATACGTACTACAACCGGGTCGGCACCTACCAGATCTCGACGGTGGCCGTCGACGCCGGTGTCCCGATAACTGTCGTCGGCGCCGGCGCGAAACTCGTGGAGGGCGGGTTCGCCTTCAAAAACGAGTTCCGCCCCGTGGCCGAGGTGATGCGCGAACCGGCCGAGGGGTTCGAGCTCGCGAACCCGGCCTACGACGCGACGCCGACAGAGCTGCTCGACAGCGTGGTGACGGACGACCAGGTCTACGACTACTGA
- a CDS encoding type IV pilin, with the protein MRGRRLRTDTLGMSEAIGVAVLIGLTITVTAMVGMNVLVLSGEDDGGVPQANFTYDYIEGNSALIVTHARGDEIQAGNIEFHGPGNNVTWAQLANRNETATVGPGDITQLGSGNAYGQSVQRGDRIEIYLNRSGNRTKLSEWGGG; encoded by the coding sequence ATGCGTGGGCGACGACTGCGCACCGACACGCTCGGGATGTCTGAGGCCATCGGCGTAGCGGTGCTCATCGGCCTGACGATAACCGTGACGGCGATGGTCGGCATGAACGTCCTCGTCCTCTCCGGCGAGGACGACGGCGGCGTCCCGCAGGCCAACTTCACCTACGACTACATCGAGGGGAACAGTGCCCTCATCGTGACGCACGCCCGCGGTGACGAGATCCAGGCTGGAAACATCGAGTTCCACGGGCCGGGGAACAACGTCACCTGGGCGCAACTGGCCAACCGGAACGAGACGGCCACGGTCGGCCCGGGCGACATCACCCAGCTCGGATCCGGGAACGCCTACGGGCAGAGCGTCCAGCGCGGCGACCGCATAGAGATATATCTCAACCGGAGCGGCAACCGGACCAAACTGAGCGAGTGGGGCGGGGGCTGA
- a CDS encoding RtcB family protein: MTTYEAGDVTLEKVRDYVWEIPEQDGMRVPARVLASEALLDEISDDKTLEQLRNSAHLPGVRKYTLCMPDGHQGYGFPVGGVAGIDAEEGCISPGAVGYDINCGVRMLKTNLTYDDVQGHEAALVDALFDAIPSGLGGGGVHEGTVEDVEAILERGVDWALEHGYAVEEDLAHCEDEGYRPEADASKVSEKAKNRGRDQVGSLGSGNHFLEVQRVTDVFRADVAADFGLSTDQIVVLIHCGSRGLGHQVCTDYLRKIEQAHQGLLEQLPDKELAAAPAGSQLAEDYYAAMCAAINFAWVNRQLVMHRTRTVFEDVFDRSWADMGMYLLYDVAHNIAKREVHDVDGEKRELFVHRKGATRAFPAGRPELPPAYADVGQPIIIPGSMGAGSYVLRGGAESMTESFGSTAHGAGRLMSRTQAKQEYWGEDVRDDLREHEHVYVKAQSGATVAEEAPGVYKDVDEVVRVSDALGIGDKVARTFPVCNIKG, encoded by the coding sequence ATGACTACCTACGAGGCCGGGGACGTCACGCTCGAGAAGGTCCGGGACTACGTCTGGGAGATTCCCGAGCAAGACGGGATGCGCGTGCCGGCGCGCGTGCTGGCCAGCGAGGCGCTGCTCGACGAGATCAGCGACGACAAGACGCTCGAGCAGCTGCGAAACTCCGCGCACCTCCCTGGCGTCCGGAAGTACACGCTCTGTATGCCCGACGGGCACCAGGGCTATGGCTTCCCGGTCGGCGGCGTCGCCGGTATCGACGCCGAGGAGGGCTGTATCTCGCCCGGCGCGGTGGGATACGACATCAACTGTGGCGTCCGGATGCTGAAGACGAACCTGACCTACGACGACGTGCAGGGTCACGAGGCGGCCCTCGTCGACGCGCTGTTCGATGCCATCCCGTCGGGGCTGGGCGGTGGCGGTGTTCACGAGGGCACCGTCGAGGACGTCGAGGCGATTCTCGAACGCGGGGTGGACTGGGCGCTCGAACACGGCTACGCCGTCGAGGAAGACCTGGCCCACTGCGAGGACGAGGGTTACCGACCAGAGGCGGACGCGTCGAAGGTCTCCGAGAAGGCCAAGAATCGCGGGCGCGACCAGGTGGGGTCGCTCGGGTCCGGCAACCACTTCCTGGAGGTCCAGCGCGTCACCGACGTGTTCCGGGCTGACGTCGCGGCCGACTTCGGCCTGTCGACCGACCAGATCGTCGTTCTCATCCACTGTGGCTCCCGCGGACTCGGCCACCAGGTCTGTACGGACTACCTCCGGAAGATCGAGCAGGCCCACCAGGGGCTGCTCGAGCAGCTGCCCGACAAGGAGCTGGCCGCCGCCCCCGCGGGGTCGCAACTGGCCGAGGACTACTACGCGGCGATGTGTGCGGCAATCAACTTCGCCTGGGTGAACCGCCAGCTCGTGATGCACCGGACCCGGACGGTCTTCGAGGACGTCTTCGACCGCTCGTGGGCGGACATGGGGATGTACCTGCTGTACGACGTCGCCCACAACATCGCGAAACGCGAGGTCCACGACGTCGACGGGGAAAAGCGGGAGCTGTTCGTCCACCGGAAAGGGGCGACGCGCGCGTTCCCGGCCGGTCGGCCGGAACTGCCGCCGGCCTACGCCGACGTCGGCCAGCCCATCATCATCCCCGGGAGTATGGGCGCCGGGAGTTACGTGCTCCGTGGCGGGGCCGAGTCGATGACGGAGTCGTTCGGCTCGACGGCCCACGGTGCCGGCCGGCTGATGTCGCGCACCCAGGCCAAACAGGAGTACTGGGGCGAGGACGTCAGGGACGACCTCCGCGAACACGAGCACGTCTACGTCAAGGCCCAGTCGGGTGCCACGGTCGCAGAGGAGGCCCCCGGCGTCTACAAGGACGTCGACGAGGTGGTCCGCGTCTCCGACGCCCTGGGTATCGGCGACAAGGTGGCTCGAACCTTCCCCGTCTGTAACATCAAGGGCTGA
- a CDS encoding DoxX family protein produces the protein MSVRRSLRPLVAVLMVLAYSRPVAGHVDYVTDGPGEAIDAVEFALAVLSNPFNAALFAAVGLLTVAGTAGYLWVRPTIPDIVVLRNTLAGYADLVPWMIRLSVGLPLVGAGFQGYRFAPTVAFSTTANPGLRVLLIGLGFVLLFGLAVRIASAVGLATYAWTLTVDPAAVIAMEFVPAFLALLILGGGRPSADQMLKEVASTEGTIYGRFDPFHLLDGFFDEVTAPYRRYVPVVLRVGVGATFVYLGLFQKLATPGSALLVVEKYDLTAFVPVDPGLWVLGAGLTEVAVGLAFVVGLFTRGAAAVSFLLFTTTLFGLPDDPVLVHVTLYGLVSALFTLGAGPLSIDHWIGRPAVADGDSPAAAD, from the coding sequence ATGTCCGTTCGTCGGAGCCTTCGCCCGCTCGTCGCGGTCCTGATGGTGCTCGCGTACAGTCGTCCGGTCGCCGGCCACGTCGATTACGTCACCGACGGGCCGGGGGAGGCCATCGACGCGGTCGAGTTCGCACTCGCGGTGCTGTCGAACCCGTTCAACGCGGCGCTGTTTGCCGCCGTCGGCCTGCTCACCGTCGCCGGGACCGCGGGCTATCTCTGGGTCCGGCCGACGATACCCGACATCGTCGTCCTCCGGAACACGCTCGCCGGCTACGCCGACCTCGTCCCGTGGATGATTCGCCTGAGCGTCGGTCTCCCACTGGTCGGCGCCGGCTTCCAGGGGTACCGCTTCGCGCCGACCGTCGCCTTCTCGACGACGGCAAACCCCGGCCTCCGGGTGCTGTTGATCGGCCTCGGGTTCGTCCTCCTGTTCGGGCTGGCGGTCCGCATCGCCAGCGCGGTCGGCCTGGCGACCTACGCCTGGACGCTGACCGTCGACCCCGCCGCCGTCATCGCCATGGAGTTCGTGCCCGCGTTCCTCGCGCTGCTGATTCTCGGTGGCGGCCGGCCGAGCGCCGACCAGATGCTCAAGGAGGTCGCGAGCACCGAGGGGACCATCTACGGCCGCTTCGACCCGTTCCACCTCCTCGATGGCTTTTTCGACGAGGTGACGGCCCCGTACCGCCGGTACGTCCCGGTCGTACTCAGGGTCGGCGTCGGGGCGACGTTCGTCTACCTCGGTCTGTTCCAGAAGCTCGCGACCCCCGGGAGCGCCCTGCTCGTCGTCGAGAAGTACGACCTGACCGCATTCGTCCCGGTCGACCCCGGTCTGTGGGTGCTCGGCGCGGGCCTGACCGAAGTCGCCGTCGGCCTCGCATTCGTCGTCGGTCTGTTCACCCGCGGGGCCGCCGCCGTCTCGTTCCTGCTGTTCACGACGACGCTCTTTGGCCTGCCGGACGACCCGGTCCTCGTCCACGTCACGCTCTACGGCCTGGTCTCGGCGCTGTTCACGCTCGGGGCCGGTCCGCTCTCTATCGACCACTGGATCGGCCGCCCGGCCGTCGCCGACGGGGACTCGCCCGCTGCCGCCGACTGA
- a CDS encoding GNAT family N-acetyltransferase, producing MSVNVETRIVERGSDDYVDAAWRLKEDIRQSEGVLRQRHGFFRNAYRRSTVYLYVDRSHDRLVGFAAVRRDGYILFLAVDDEYRGHGFGKRLVARVAEDYGTVTCHARTTNEEALGFYKHVGFQIRRRIDNYYEDGGDAYYLRLGEETIRDKLSKLLRG from the coding sequence GTGAGCGTCAACGTCGAAACGCGCATCGTGGAGCGGGGTAGCGACGACTACGTCGACGCTGCCTGGCGGCTCAAAGAGGACATCCGTCAATCGGAGGGGGTCCTGCGCCAGCGACACGGGTTCTTCCGCAACGCGTACCGCCGGTCGACGGTGTATCTCTACGTCGACCGTTCGCACGACCGCCTGGTCGGATTCGCGGCGGTCCGTCGTGACGGGTACATCCTCTTTCTGGCCGTCGACGACGAGTACCGCGGCCACGGCTTCGGCAAGCGCCTCGTCGCCCGCGTCGCCGAGGACTACGGCACCGTGACATGCCACGCCCGAACGACAAACGAGGAGGCGCTGGGTTTCTACAAGCACGTCGGCTTCCAGATTCGGCGCCGCATCGACAACTACTACGAGGACGGCGGCGACGCCTACTACCTCCGACTGGGCGAGGAGACGATTCGGGACAAACTGTCGAAGTTGCTACGCGGCTAG
- the priS gene encoding DNA primase small subunit PriS → MEERTLSYLRGRFGDHYRRASITPPPAANEREWGFVPWTEGPGETMVRHRSLLDLGELTEFLGRKKPRHVYFSAGRYDDPSASTMSDKGWRSSDLVFDLDADHLPSVVLGEDTYGEMLEKCKHALLRLLDFLEEDFDFEDMTVVFSGGRGYHVHVRDESVRGLSREARREIVDYVRGIGLEFEELVSEQAVSGTAGRSSPAQKRTLVTEGGWGERTHRHIMAEVDSLLEMDEQAALERLQEYDGIGEGKATAALNAAGNNYDQLVAGNIDVHPAFFQIARVLHHEAVANDNAPIDEPVTTDTNRLIRLPGSLHGGSGLEVQRIDRDDIAAFDPLVDPVPETFRGHEITVDVTDPGLVELGGDSFTVEAGIQSVPEHVGIFLMARGRAEKGKE, encoded by the coding sequence ATGGAAGAGCGGACGCTCTCGTACCTGCGTGGCCGCTTCGGGGACCACTACCGGCGGGCCTCGATCACCCCGCCGCCGGCCGCGAACGAACGCGAGTGGGGGTTCGTCCCCTGGACCGAGGGCCCGGGCGAGACGATGGTCCGCCACCGCTCGCTGCTCGACCTGGGCGAGCTGACCGAGTTTCTCGGCCGCAAGAAACCCAGACACGTCTACTTCTCCGCGGGTCGCTACGACGACCCCAGCGCGTCGACGATGAGCGACAAGGGGTGGCGCTCGTCGGACCTCGTCTTCGACCTCGACGCCGACCACCTCCCCTCGGTGGTGCTGGGCGAGGACACGTACGGGGAGATGCTCGAAAAGTGCAAGCACGCCCTGCTGCGCCTGCTGGACTTCCTCGAGGAGGACTTCGACTTCGAGGACATGACCGTCGTCTTCTCGGGCGGCCGGGGCTACCACGTCCACGTCCGCGACGAGAGCGTCCGCGGCCTGAGCCGGGAGGCGCGCCGCGAAATCGTCGACTACGTGCGGGGCATCGGCCTGGAGTTCGAGGAACTCGTCAGCGAACAGGCCGTCTCCGGGACGGCCGGCCGGTCCAGTCCCGCACAGAAGCGGACGCTCGTGACCGAGGGCGGGTGGGGCGAGCGTACCCACCGCCACATCATGGCCGAGGTCGATTCGCTGCTGGAGATGGACGAGCAGGCGGCGCTCGAACGCCTGCAGGAGTACGACGGCATCGGCGAGGGGAAGGCGACGGCCGCGCTGAACGCCGCGGGGAACAACTACGACCAGCTCGTGGCCGGCAACATCGACGTCCACCCAGCGTTCTTCCAGATTGCGCGGGTGCTCCACCACGAGGCAGTCGCGAACGACAACGCCCCCATCGACGAACCGGTGACGACGGACACGAACCGCCTCATCCGGTTGCCGGGCTCGCTCCACGGGGGGAGCGGCCTCGAGGTCCAGCGCATCGACCGCGACGACATCGCGGCCTTCGACCCGCTGGTCGACCCCGTCCCCGAGACGTTCCGGGGGCACGAGATCACCGTCGACGTCACCGACCCCGGCCTGGTCGAGCTCGGGGGCGATAGTTTTACAGTCGAGGCGGGTATCCAATCAGTACCAGAGCACGTGGGTATCTTCCTGATGGCCCGCGGGCGCGCGGAGAAGGGCAAGGAATGA
- a CDS encoding S1C family serine protease: MDSSLSRRRFLGSVGVAIAGAAGCQSPGQAGQSRDQSQSTSTPAREAVGVETDGSRYADVYQQVAGSVVSIRVVTDASRGSQGSGFVVDDSHIVTNEHVVTGGDAYYVRFADTGWREATLVGADVYSDLAVLEVAEPSAAATPLTLAERDPAIGTEVVAIGNPFGLSGSVSAGIVSGVDRTLRSANNFSIADAIQTDAAVNPGNSGGPLVDLEGTVLGVINSGGGDNVGFAISAQLTRRVAPALISRGAYDHSYMGVLLRSVSPLVAQANGLETASGVYIDDTVEGGPAEGVLRGSDGSRVVSGTEVPTGGDVVRRLDGTSTATRQALATYLALETSPGDTIAVTVQRDGREQTVDLTLGERPEP, from the coding sequence ATGGATAGTTCCCTGTCGCGACGCCGGTTTCTCGGTTCGGTCGGCGTCGCCATTGCTGGGGCAGCAGGCTGTCAGTCGCCCGGACAGGCCGGCCAGTCGCGGGACCAGTCCCAGTCGACGTCGACCCCTGCTCGGGAGGCCGTCGGGGTCGAGACCGACGGGAGCAGATACGCTGACGTCTACCAGCAGGTCGCCGGGTCGGTGGTGTCGATACGCGTCGTCACCGACGCCAGTCGCGGGTCACAGGGCAGTGGGTTCGTCGTCGACGACAGCCACATCGTCACCAACGAGCACGTCGTCACCGGCGGTGACGCGTACTACGTGCGCTTTGCCGACACCGGCTGGCGCGAGGCGACCCTCGTCGGGGCGGACGTCTACAGCGACCTGGCGGTACTCGAGGTCGCCGAACCGTCGGCCGCCGCGACCCCGCTGACACTCGCCGAGCGGGACCCCGCCATCGGGACGGAGGTCGTCGCCATCGGCAATCCCTTCGGCCTCTCGGGGTCCGTCTCGGCCGGCATCGTCAGCGGGGTCGATCGGACGCTCAGGAGCGCGAACAACTTCTCCATCGCGGATGCCATCCAGACCGACGCAGCGGTCAATCCGGGCAACAGCGGCGGCCCGCTGGTCGACCTCGAGGGGACCGTCCTCGGCGTCATCAACTCCGGCGGGGGCGACAACGTCGGCTTCGCCATCTCCGCTCAGCTGACCCGGCGGGTCGCGCCCGCGCTCATCAGTCGCGGGGCCTACGACCACTCCTACATGGGGGTGTTGTTACGGAGCGTCTCCCCGCTGGTCGCGCAAGCGAACGGCCTGGAGACGGCGAGCGGCGTCTACATCGACGACACAGTCGAGGGTGGGCCCGCCGAGGGCGTTCTCCGGGGGAGCGACGGATCGCGGGTCGTCTCCGGCACGGAGGTGCCGACCGGCGGCGACGTGGTGCGGCGCCTCGACGGGACATCGACAGCGACACGGCAGGCGCTGGCGACGTACCTCGCCCTCGAGACCAGTCCCGGCGACACCATCGCCGTCACCGTCCAGCGCGACGGACGCGAGCAGACCGTCGACCTGACGCTCGGCGAACGGCCCGAGCCCTGA
- a CDS encoding metal-dependent hydrolase, with protein sequence MELTWHGHSTWHVSVDGTDLLIDPFFDNPVTDTDPEELHPDYVLLTHGHADHIADVDRYRGSTVVGTPEVVEYCEDNYGVSDTIGMNIGGTVEVGDAFATMHRADHTNGMDTSYGATGGMPAGYIISDTKPTQVSDADSTTFYHAGDTGLMTEMREVIGPYLEPDAAALPVGDHFTMGPMQAAIAVDWLDVDHAFPMHYDTFPPIEIEVDDFAREVKATGSDTEVHVLDGDETFTL encoded by the coding sequence ATGGAGCTAACCTGGCACGGCCACTCGACGTGGCACGTCTCCGTCGACGGAACCGACCTGCTCATCGACCCGTTCTTCGACAACCCGGTAACCGACACCGATCCCGAGGAACTCCACCCGGACTACGTCCTGCTCACACACGGGCACGCCGACCACATCGCGGACGTCGACCGCTATCGGGGCAGCACCGTCGTCGGGACGCCCGAGGTCGTCGAGTACTGCGAGGACAACTACGGCGTCTCCGACACCATCGGGATGAACATCGGCGGCACCGTCGAGGTCGGTGACGCCTTCGCCACGATGCACCGCGCCGACCACACCAACGGGATGGACACCTCTTACGGGGCCACCGGCGGCATGCCCGCGGGATACATCATCTCGGACACCAAGCCCACACAGGTCAGCGACGCCGACTCGACGACCTTCTACCACGCCGGCGACACCGGCCTGATGACCGAGATGCGCGAGGTCATCGGCCCGTACCTGGAACCGGACGCCGCCGCGCTGCCGGTCGGCGACCACTTCACCATGGGCCCGATGCAGGCCGCCATCGCCGTCGACTGGCTCGACGTCGACCACGCGTTCCCCATGCACTACGACACGTTCCCGCCTATCGAGATCGAGGTCGACGACTTCGCCCGCGAGGTGAAAGCGACCGGCAGCGACACCGAAGTGCACGTCCTCGACGGTGACGAGACGTTCACGCTCTAG
- a CDS encoding OsmC family protein has product MTDIEVTSTCEEGYTVESVIDGEWELVVDALSEDGPSANQVLAADYASCYIPAFRVAANKTGYDDIGTVTIDVEADLDEDDDLEAIRWHIEVERNLGDDEADIVELGEEICHVHSALREPLHADITIESGV; this is encoded by the coding sequence ATGACAGACATCGAAGTCACCAGCACGTGCGAGGAAGGGTACACGGTCGAGAGCGTCATCGACGGCGAGTGGGAGCTCGTCGTGGACGCGCTCAGCGAGGACGGCCCGTCGGCGAACCAGGTCCTGGCAGCGGACTACGCCTCCTGTTACATCCCGGCGTTCCGCGTCGCCGCGAACAAGACCGGCTACGACGACATCGGGACGGTCACCATCGACGTCGAGGCCGACCTGGACGAGGACGACGACCTCGAGGCCATCCGCTGGCACATCGAGGTCGAACGGAACCTCGGCGACGACGAGGCGGACATCGTCGAGCTGGGCGAGGAGATCTGTCACGTCCACTCGGCGCTCCGCGAGCCGCTCCACGCCGACATTACCATCGAGTCCGGCGTCTGA
- a CDS encoding DUF5799 family protein, producing MSDSSWTDRIAAERMSVDQQFNEHVEASSFSSQQWGLVMTAVEFEIENPQNPDEARVVANTSKLASVMPEMDRIEQQSPMGAGGGSGGSSGGIFSGVKAALGLGGGGSQSAREDEAAQLAQQYAEKLQEELESKGRWKAICEIAA from the coding sequence ATGAGCGATTCATCCTGGACCGACCGCATCGCGGCCGAGCGGATGTCCGTCGACCAACAGTTCAACGAACACGTCGAGGCCTCGTCGTTCTCGAGCCAGCAGTGGGGCCTCGTGATGACCGCCGTCGAGTTCGAGATAGAGAACCCACAGAACCCCGACGAGGCCCGCGTGGTGGCCAACACCTCCAAGCTCGCGAGCGTCATGCCCGAGATGGACCGCATCGAACAGCAGTCCCCGATGGGTGCCGGCGGCGGGTCGGGCGGGTCCAGCGGCGGCATCTTCTCGGGCGTCAAGGCCGCACTGGGCCTCGGTGGGGGTGGGAGCCAGAGTGCACGGGAGGATGAGGCGGCGCAACTGGCACAACAGTACGCCGAGAAGCTCCAAGAGGAACTGGAATCCAAGGGGCGCTGGAAGGCGATCTGCGAGATAGCGGCCTGA